Proteins encoded by one window of Puntigrus tetrazona isolate hp1 chromosome 17, ASM1883169v1, whole genome shotgun sequence:
- the odc1 gene encoding ornithine decarboxylase isoform X1, giving the protein MTSLTGSDFDFAFLEEGFCSRDIVEQKINESLLSDDKDAFYVADLGDVLKKHLRWLRVLPRITPFYAVKCNDSRSVITTLASLGAGFDCASKTEIQLVQSVGVEPSRIIYANPCKQVSQIKYASAHGVQMMTFDSEVELMKVARSHENAKLVLRIATDDSKALCRLSVKFGATLKSSRLLLERAKELGLDVIGVSFHVGSGCTDPETYSQAISDARCVFDMGAELGYVMTLLDIGGGFPGSDDTKLKFEEIAAVINPALDKYFPVDCGVRIIAEPGRYYVASAYTLAVNIIAKKVIMKDPSASDEEEDGANDRTLMYYVNDGVYGSFNCILYDHAHVLPTLHKKPKPDECMYPCSIWGPTCDGLDRIVEQCSLPDMQVGDWLLFENMGAYTVAASSTFNGFQKPDIHYIMSRTAWQRMQQIRAQGIALPAGEQCAGNMPSHCGRESTLDVPAKPCPPQVL; this is encoded by the exons ATGACCTCTTTGACTGGATCAGACTTTGACTTCGCCTTCCTGGAGGAGGGCTTCTGTTCACGTGATATCGTGGAACAGAAGATCAATGAGTCGTTGCTATCA GATGACAAAGACGCTTTCTACGTGGCTGACCTGGGTGACGTCCTGAAGAAGCACCTCCGTTGGCTGCGTGTTTTGCCCCGCATCACACCCTTCTATGCGGTGAAGTGCAACGACAGCAGGTCTGTCATCACGACGCTGGCTTCCCTGGGAGCCGGATTCGACTGCGCGAGCAAG ACCGAGATCCAGCTCGTGCAGTCTGTGGGTGTGGAGCCGAGCAGGATCATCTACGCCAACCCCTGCAAGCAGGTGTCTCAGATCAAGTACGCCTCAGCTCACGGAGTGCAGATGATGACGTTCGACAGTGAAGTGGAGCTCATGAAGGTGGCACGAAGCCATGAGAACGCCAA ACTGGTTCTCCGTATCGCCACAGACGACTCGAAGGCGTTGTGCAGGTTGAGCGTGAAGTTTGGCGCCACGTTAAAGAGCAGTCGTCTGCTGCTGGAGAGGGCGAAGGAGCTCGGGCTGGACGTGATTGGAGTCAGTTTCCACGTGGGCAGCGGTTGCACCGACCCCGAGACGTACAGCCAGGCCATCTCCGACGCGCGCTGTGTTTTTGACATGGGG GCCGAACTGGGATACGTCATGACCCTGCTTGATATTGGAGGAGGCTTTCCAGGCTCCGATGACACCAAACTGAAATTTGAAgag ATCGCTGCTGTGATTAATCCTGCACTGGATAAATATTTCCCCGTTGACTGCGGCGTGAGGATCATTGCCGAACCGGGCCGCTATTACGTAGCGTCCGCTTACACGCTGGCTGTCAACATCATCGCCAAAAAGGTCATCATGAAGGATCCATCGGCCTCAGACG aaGAGGAGGACGGGGCCAATGACAGAACCCTGATGTACTACGTGAACGATGGCGTTTATGGTTCCTTCAACTGTATTCTGTACGACCACGCTCATGTCCTGCCAACTCTGCACAAG AAACCCAAGCCTGATGAGTGCATGTACCCATGCAGCATTTGGGGCCCGACCTGTGACGGGCTGGACCGCATCGTGGAGCAGTGCAGCCTGCCTGACATGCAGGTGGGCGACTGGCTGCTGTTCGAGAACATGGGTGCCTACACTGTAGCCGCATCCTCCACCTTCAACGGCTTCCAGAAACCAGATATTCATTACATCATGTCCCGCACTGCCTG
- the odc1 gene encoding ornithine decarboxylase isoform X2 → MTSLTGSDFDFAFLEEGFCSRDIVEQKINESLLSDDKDAFYVADLGDVLKKHLRWLRVLPRITPFYAVKCNDSRSVITTLASLGAGFDCASKTEIQLVQSVGVEPSRIIYANPCKQVSQIKYASAHGVQMMTFDSEVELMKVARSHENAKLVLRIATDDSKALCRLSVKFGATLKSSRLLLERAKELGLDVIGVSFHVGSGCTDPETYSQAISDARCVFDMGAELGYVMTLLDIGGGFPGSDDTKLKFEEIAAVINPALDKYFPVDCGVRIIAEPGRYYVASAYTLAVNIIAKKVIMKDPSASDEEDGANDRTLMYYVNDGVYGSFNCILYDHAHVLPTLHKKPKPDECMYPCSIWGPTCDGLDRIVEQCSLPDMQVGDWLLFENMGAYTVAASSTFNGFQKPDIHYIMSRTAWQRMQQIRAQGIALPAGEQCAGNMPSHCGRESTLDVPAKPCPPQVL, encoded by the exons ATGACCTCTTTGACTGGATCAGACTTTGACTTCGCCTTCCTGGAGGAGGGCTTCTGTTCACGTGATATCGTGGAACAGAAGATCAATGAGTCGTTGCTATCA GATGACAAAGACGCTTTCTACGTGGCTGACCTGGGTGACGTCCTGAAGAAGCACCTCCGTTGGCTGCGTGTTTTGCCCCGCATCACACCCTTCTATGCGGTGAAGTGCAACGACAGCAGGTCTGTCATCACGACGCTGGCTTCCCTGGGAGCCGGATTCGACTGCGCGAGCAAG ACCGAGATCCAGCTCGTGCAGTCTGTGGGTGTGGAGCCGAGCAGGATCATCTACGCCAACCCCTGCAAGCAGGTGTCTCAGATCAAGTACGCCTCAGCTCACGGAGTGCAGATGATGACGTTCGACAGTGAAGTGGAGCTCATGAAGGTGGCACGAAGCCATGAGAACGCCAA ACTGGTTCTCCGTATCGCCACAGACGACTCGAAGGCGTTGTGCAGGTTGAGCGTGAAGTTTGGCGCCACGTTAAAGAGCAGTCGTCTGCTGCTGGAGAGGGCGAAGGAGCTCGGGCTGGACGTGATTGGAGTCAGTTTCCACGTGGGCAGCGGTTGCACCGACCCCGAGACGTACAGCCAGGCCATCTCCGACGCGCGCTGTGTTTTTGACATGGGG GCCGAACTGGGATACGTCATGACCCTGCTTGATATTGGAGGAGGCTTTCCAGGCTCCGATGACACCAAACTGAAATTTGAAgag ATCGCTGCTGTGATTAATCCTGCACTGGATAAATATTTCCCCGTTGACTGCGGCGTGAGGATCATTGCCGAACCGGGCCGCTATTACGTAGCGTCCGCTTACACGCTGGCTGTCAACATCATCGCCAAAAAGGTCATCATGAAGGATCCATCGGCCTCAGACG AGGAGGACGGGGCCAATGACAGAACCCTGATGTACTACGTGAACGATGGCGTTTATGGTTCCTTCAACTGTATTCTGTACGACCACGCTCATGTCCTGCCAACTCTGCACAAG AAACCCAAGCCTGATGAGTGCATGTACCCATGCAGCATTTGGGGCCCGACCTGTGACGGGCTGGACCGCATCGTGGAGCAGTGCAGCCTGCCTGACATGCAGGTGGGCGACTGGCTGCTGTTCGAGAACATGGGTGCCTACACTGTAGCCGCATCCTCCACCTTCAACGGCTTCCAGAAACCAGATATTCATTACATCATGTCCCGCACTGCCTG